DNA sequence from the Acidobacteriota bacterium genome:
CTGGACGATGTCAAATACTTCTACGGGCTCGGCCAGCGCGTGTCGCAGTTGACCTACAACGCGCGCAACCTGATCGGCACCGGAGCGACCGACCGGATCGACGGCGGCCTGTCGAACTGGGGGGTCGCGATCATCGAGCGGATGAACGACGTCGGGATGGCCGTGGACGTGTCCCACTGCGGCGACCGCACGTCGCTCGACGCCTTCGAGGCCTCGAAGAAGCCCGTCCTGGTCACCCACTCGAACGTCCGGGCGCTCGCGGACGGCCACGTCCGCTGCAAGCCGGACGAGGTCATCGACGCGGTCAAGGAGGCCGGCAGCGTCTTCGGCGTGACGAACATCCGGATGTTCGTCAAGGCCGACGAGCCGACGACCGTCGAGCACTATCTCGACCACTTCGACTACCTGACGAAGCGGATCGGCGCCGAACACGTCGGCATCGGCAGCGACATCGACCTCTACGGCTACGACGACATGCCGAAGGCGGACTACGAGCGGCTCAAGGCCGCCTACCAGCAGGGCAAGTACCGTTTCCGGGACCAGATCGACATCCCGGAAGTGGCCCACCCCCAACGGGTCTTCGACCTCACCGAGGGCCTGATCCGGCGGGGCTACACGGACCCCGACATTCGGGGCATCCTCGGCGGCAACTTCCGCCGGGTTCTGGAGGAGATCTGGGGATGAAAGTCAGACACATCGCTCTGGCGGTTCTCGCCGCCGCGTTCGTCGCCGTCCCGCTGTGGTCCGACACCGTCGACGAGCGGCTCGACGGCTTCGACCCGTGGGTCGAATCGATCATGCAGGAGTGGAAGGTGCCGGGCCTCGGCGTGGCGATCGTCGAGGACGGCAAGACCGTGTTCGCCAGGGGCTACGGCTGGCGCAACGTCGAAGAGAAGCTGCCGGTCACTCCCGACACGCTCTTCGCCATCGGCTCGAACACGAAGTCGTTCACCGCCACCCTGCTGGCGATGCAGGTGGACGACGGCGCCCTCGCCTGGGACGATCCGATCCGGACGGTGCTGCCCGAATTCCGGCTCCACGATCAGGCGGCGACGGACGAGATGACCGCCGTCGACCTGCTGAGCCACCGCTCGGGCCTGCCGCGTCACGACCTGTACTGGTACGCCACGGGCAGGGACCGCTCCGAGCTGCTGGCGGGGCTTCACCACCTGGAGCCCTCCGCCTCCTTCAGGAGCAGGTACCAATACCAGAACCTCATGTTCATGACCGCCGGCATCGTCTCCGAGCGGATCGGCGGCAAGTCATGGGAGGAGCTCGTCCAGGAGCGCGTCCTCACCGCGCTCGGCATCGATCGGGCCACCTTCTCGGTGATCCGGATGCAGGAGGACGACGACTTCTCCTACGGCTACGGCGCGAACGAGGAGATCGAGCGGGTGCCCTTCCGCAACATCGACGCGATCGGACCGGCCGGATCGATCAACATGTCGGCCCGCGACCTCGCCGCCTACGTGCGGTTCCATCTCGCCTACGGCAAGGTCGGCGACAAGCAGCTCCTGAAGGAAGACTCGGCGCGGCTGATGCAGCTACCCCAGATGGTGCTGACCGGCCCGCTCCAGCAGCGCCTGCAGAACGGCCCGGAGATCGGTGACCCCACCTACGGGCTCGGCCTCATGGTGAGCACCTACCGGGGCCGCAAGCACATCAGCCACGGCGGCGGCATCGACGGCTTCATCTCGGCGATGGAGTGGCTGCCCGACGAGAAGATCGGCGTCGTCGCACTCTCCAACACGTCGCACACCGGAACGGTGCCGGCGCTCGTCGTCCGCAACGCGTTCGATCGCATGCTGGGGCTCGAGCCGATCGACTGGGCGGGCCGGGCCCGCAAGCGCGAAGCCGAAGCGAAGGAGAAGGCCGAGGAGGCGAAGAAGAAGGACCTCGCCGCAGCGGTACCGGACACGAGCCCCTCCCACCC
Encoded proteins:
- a CDS encoding membrane dipeptidase, whose amino-acid sequence is MPSKTPARTRLSRRTLLGQGVGAGALLAASTVGAPYLAFGRHRLFAQSEERYSTRAVDLMGDSLVIDMLSPLTLASSTMRAWYGNPENIPESFWDDLDRSGIDAVLDAVGTGPFGARESVLERVAGVNGVVAHNGHRMLRVSRAADLDEAARSGRVGMIFGVQNADHFHSLDDVKYFYGLGQRVSQLTYNARNLIGTGATDRIDGGLSNWGVAIIERMNDVGMAVDVSHCGDRTSLDAFEASKKPVLVTHSNVRALADGHVRCKPDEVIDAVKEAGSVFGVTNIRMFVKADEPTTVEHYLDHFDYLTKRIGAEHVGIGSDIDLYGYDDMPKADYERLKAAYQQGKYRFRDQIDIPEVAHPQRVFDLTEGLIRRGYTDPDIRGILGGNFRRVLEEIWG
- a CDS encoding serine hydrolase, which gives rise to MKVRHIALAVLAAAFVAVPLWSDTVDERLDGFDPWVESIMQEWKVPGLGVAIVEDGKTVFARGYGWRNVEEKLPVTPDTLFAIGSNTKSFTATLLAMQVDDGALAWDDPIRTVLPEFRLHDQAATDEMTAVDLLSHRSGLPRHDLYWYATGRDRSELLAGLHHLEPSASFRSRYQYQNLMFMTAGIVSERIGGKSWEELVQERVLTALGIDRATFSVIRMQEDDDFSYGYGANEEIERVPFRNIDAIGPAGSINMSARDLAAYVRFHLAYGKVGDKQLLKEDSARLMQLPQMVLTGPLQQRLQNGPEIGDPTYGLGLMVSTYRGRKHISHGGGIDGFISAMEWLPDEKIGVVALSNTSHTGTVPALVVRNAFDRMLGLEPIDWAGRARKREAEAKEKAEEAKKKDLAAAVPDTSPSHPLADHAGEYEHEGYGNASVRTDGDGLVLEVAGIEFPLRHYHYDVWMVPYDLPASAAAAGRGGAKVRFDYGSDGKINVVTVPLEPSVSPIRFQRAGD